In Alosa sapidissima isolate fAloSap1 chromosome 4, fAloSap1.pri, whole genome shotgun sequence, the following are encoded in one genomic region:
- the tma7 gene encoding translation machinery-associated protein 7 — protein sequence MSGREGGKKKPLKAPKKNAKEMDDDDMAFKQKQKEDQKAMEALKAKASGKGPLTGGGIKKSGKK from the exons ATGTCTGGGAGAGAAG GAGGAAAAAAGAAGCCTCTGAAGGCACCCAAGAAAAACGCGAAAGAGATGGATGAT GATGACATGGCCTTCAAGCAGAAACAGAAGGAGGATCAGAAGGCTATGGAGGCCTTGAAGGCCAAGGCTTCAGGAAAAGGACCTTTAA CTGGTGGAGGAATCAAGAAGTCTGGGAAGAAATGA